The Gracilimonas sp. genome includes a region encoding these proteins:
- a CDS encoding adenylate/guanylate cyclase domain-containing protein: MLETKLRILVVDDHPALVTLTRHKLIQKGYEVLTAQNGEDALELTRTEYPDLILSDVDMPIMDGFELCEHIKKDTRLNKIPIILVTSMVTTEHIMKGIEAGADNYLTKPFDDETLYSKIDELMLNPPPPVKEDDTVKVEIEGKEYEIKADYSYLVNLLISTYKNTLAQNNQLSRMQSGLNAANKELELTKNEHEELIHNIFPEKIAENLLAYGTVTPERYHDTTIMFTDFEGFTKVVPELSPEKLIESLSFYFDRFDEYTRQHNLIKIKTIGDSYMAAGGIPERNQSHPIDTILTALKIRDFVQSFGDKNQSGTPYLPVRIGIHTGKVVVGVIGKTRFAYDIWGETVNVASRLEEHSRENSINISESTYERVKDFFECESRGEIETKYIGNLKMYFVKRIKPELSEDAEGIFPNRLFIREYNSLIRTAGEDNDE; encoded by the coding sequence ATGTTAGAAACGAAATTGCGGATTTTGGTGGTTGACGACCATCCGGCATTAGTAACACTTACGAGGCATAAATTAATTCAAAAAGGGTACGAGGTGTTAACCGCTCAGAATGGCGAAGATGCCCTCGAATTAACCCGAACAGAATATCCGGATCTCATCCTCAGTGATGTAGATATGCCGATTATGGATGGGTTCGAACTTTGTGAGCATATCAAGAAAGATACCCGGCTTAATAAAATCCCGATTATTCTGGTTACTTCTATGGTGACCACCGAACACATTATGAAGGGAATTGAAGCCGGTGCAGATAATTACCTCACCAAGCCATTTGATGACGAAACCCTTTACAGTAAGATCGATGAGTTGATGCTGAATCCCCCTCCTCCGGTAAAGGAAGATGATACGGTAAAAGTGGAAATTGAGGGCAAAGAGTATGAGATCAAAGCCGATTATTCGTACCTGGTTAATCTGTTGATTTCCACTTATAAGAATACCCTTGCTCAAAATAATCAGCTGAGCAGAATGCAAAGCGGGTTAAACGCCGCCAATAAAGAGCTTGAGCTTACCAAAAATGAACATGAGGAACTGATCCATAACATTTTCCCGGAAAAGATTGCGGAGAACCTGCTGGCTTATGGAACCGTAACCCCCGAGCGGTACCATGATACCACCATCATGTTTACGGACTTTGAAGGATTTACAAAGGTAGTCCCCGAACTCAGCCCGGAAAAACTCATCGAAAGCCTTTCGTTTTACTTCGACCGGTTTGACGAATACACCCGGCAACACAATCTGATTAAGATAAAAACCATTGGCGACAGCTACATGGCTGCTGGGGGAATCCCTGAGCGTAACCAGTCGCACCCCATCGATACCATCCTTACAGCTCTTAAAATCAGGGATTTTGTTCAATCCTTTGGAGATAAAAATCAATCGGGCACTCCATACCTCCCGGTACGCATTGGTATTCACACCGGAAAAGTAGTAGTTGGGGTGATTGGAAAGACCCGCTTTGCTTACGACATCTGGGGAGAAACCGTAAATGTGGCATCCCGATTGGAAGAACATTCCAGAGAAAACTCCATCAATATCTCTGAATCTACTTACGAGCGGGTTAAAGATTTCTTTGAGTGTGAATCGCGCGGAGAAATTGAAACCAAGTACATCGGCAACCTGAAGATGTATTTTGTGAAGAGAATTAAACCCGAATTATCTGAAGATGCTGAAGGTATATTTCCGAACCGGCTATTTATCAGAGAGTACAATAGTCTAATCAGGACTGCCGGGGAAGATAACGACGAATAA
- a CDS encoding class II 3-deoxy-7-phosphoheptulonate synthase has translation MQEVAHKNWSPTSWKDKPVKQLPEYPDQERLDKSFETLKSLPPLVTSWEIEALKDKLANVAAGKAFLLQGGDCAESFDATKAPKIVNMVKVLLQTSFILIHEMGVPVLRVGRIAGQYAKPRSNDFEMVNGEEIHNYRGDLINGYESESGIRMPDPQRLLEGYHKAGLTLNFLRALADEGFADLHHPEQWELDFMQNNEYYAEYEDMVNSITKAVRFVESIAPDTFSTLQKVDFYTSHEALNLYYDSAQTRPVPRKKGYFNLSAHMVWLGNRTRDLDGAHVEYFKGINNPVGIKLGPPYEIDETMKLIETLNPNHEAGKIVLITRFGKDIVEKELPKLIQAVRREGFPVVWSSDPMHGNTFSTDGGIKTRNFDDILSEVQSSFAIHRSEGSYLGGVHLELTGDNVTECVGGAKGLGEKELQHNYETFCDPRLNYEQSLEMAFLVAREWKKSYS, from the coding sequence ATGCAAGAAGTAGCACATAAAAATTGGTCGCCAACATCGTGGAAAGATAAACCGGTAAAGCAACTGCCGGAATATCCCGATCAGGAGCGACTGGATAAAAGTTTTGAAACCCTAAAATCTCTGCCACCGCTTGTCACTTCATGGGAAATTGAAGCCCTGAAGGATAAGCTGGCCAATGTTGCGGCAGGAAAAGCATTTCTTTTACAGGGTGGAGACTGTGCCGAGAGTTTTGACGCTACAAAAGCACCCAAAATTGTGAACATGGTGAAGGTGCTGCTGCAAACCAGCTTCATTCTGATTCACGAGATGGGCGTACCCGTGTTGAGAGTTGGCCGGATTGCCGGGCAGTATGCCAAGCCACGCTCCAATGATTTTGAAATGGTGAATGGGGAAGAGATTCATAATTACCGCGGAGATCTTATCAATGGCTATGAGTCTGAGTCCGGAATTCGCATGCCCGATCCACAGCGACTGTTGGAAGGCTATCACAAAGCCGGTTTAACGCTGAATTTCTTGCGAGCTTTGGCAGATGAAGGTTTTGCCGATTTGCATCATCCCGAACAATGGGAACTCGATTTTATGCAGAACAACGAATATTACGCCGAATACGAGGATATGGTGAACTCCATAACCAAAGCCGTGCGTTTTGTTGAGTCTATTGCACCGGATACGTTCTCAACACTACAAAAAGTAGACTTCTATACTTCACACGAAGCGCTGAACTTGTATTACGATTCAGCCCAAACCCGACCTGTTCCGCGTAAAAAAGGATATTTTAACCTGAGTGCACATATGGTGTGGCTGGGTAATCGAACCCGTGACCTGGACGGGGCACATGTTGAGTACTTTAAGGGGATCAATAATCCGGTGGGCATTAAATTAGGGCCTCCTTATGAAATTGATGAAACGATGAAGCTGATAGAAACGCTGAATCCTAATCATGAGGCAGGTAAAATTGTGCTCATCACCCGTTTCGGAAAAGACATCGTTGAAAAGGAACTACCTAAACTGATACAAGCCGTTCGTCGGGAAGGATTCCCGGTTGTTTGGAGTTCAGACCCCATGCACGGAAATACATTCAGCACCGATGGCGGCATTAAGACCCGAAACTTTGATGATATATTAAGTGAAGTTCAGTCATCATTTGCTATACATCGGTCGGAGGGGAGTTACCTCGGCGGTGTTCACCTTGAGCTTACCGGTGATAATGTGACCGAATGTGTGGGTGGCGCCAAAGGCTTGGGTGAAAAAGAACTTCAGCATAATTATGAGACTTTCTGTGATCCGCGACTCAATTACGAACAGAGCCTCGAAATGGCCTTTCTCGTAGCCCGCGAGTGGAAGAAGAGTTATTCTTAG
- the uvrA gene encoding excinuclease ABC subunit UvrA — translation MQHNIVVRGAREHNLKNIDIDIPRDQLVVITGLSGSGKSSLAFDTIYAEGQRRFLESLSAYARQFLGMMERPAVDFIDGLSPVISIDQKTTNRNPRSTVGTVTEIYDFLRLLYARVGIPYSYKTGNEMKKQSADQVVQAVMDMPEGTKAYCLAPVVRGRKGHYRELFEQTIKQGFVQARIDGEFKDLEDDMKLDRYKTHNIEIVVDRFVISEKSEKRIADSIRLALEMADGNVILAIKEGDETTDRLFSQKLFDPESGLAYEDPAPNLFSFNSPYGNCKECEGLGYTYDVSWDLLVPNKDQSIADGGIRFLGAPRDIFVFKQLKAILDSFGLDFETPIKDYPEELIDILMNGSGDKKFSVSYDFKDNSVTYKHKFEGLRNTIIDQYHNSKSNKQRDKAKAFMDKVTCPECDGGRLNKEALSYKIDGHTIHDLVQKDIQELRDTLYGINLNERQQIIGNQVLKEIRDRLDFLLNVGLSYLSLDREAQTLSGGEAQRIRLATQIGTQLVGVLYILDEPSIGLHQRDNIKLIKSLETLRDLGNSVIVVEHDRETIEHADFVADLGPGAGVNGGHIVTAGKPDELDPESSTAKFLNDEEVIEMPETRREGNEKSIKVTNARGHNLKNQDLEVPLGKFICVTGVSGSGKSSLINQTLVPILSNYFYKSKTVPLTYDGIEGIDNVDKIISIDQSPIGRTPRSNPGTYTKVFDYIRRLFAELPESKIRGYDQGRFSFNVKGGRCEECGGDGVRKIEMNFLPDVYVTCETCNGKRYNRETLEIYYKGKNISDVLKMPIRDAADFFDAQPAISRKLETLVDVGLGYLTLGQSSTTLSGGEAQRIKLARELSKVGTGDTLYVMDEPTTGLHFQDVRMLVNVIQQLVEKGNTVMVIEHNLDLIKAADWIIDLGPEGGAGGGEIIATGTPEEVAEVEKSYTGQFLKQEFERLSKQPA, via the coding sequence TTGCAACATAACATTGTAGTACGCGGCGCCCGCGAACACAACCTCAAAAATATTGACATCGACATCCCCCGCGATCAGTTGGTCGTGATTACCGGACTTTCCGGTTCGGGGAAATCATCACTGGCTTTTGACACTATTTATGCTGAAGGCCAGCGACGGTTTTTGGAATCTCTTTCCGCCTATGCCCGCCAGTTTTTGGGGATGATGGAACGCCCTGCCGTAGATTTTATTGACGGCCTCTCTCCCGTTATTTCCATCGATCAAAAAACCACCAATCGAAATCCACGCTCTACCGTTGGTACTGTCACTGAAATTTATGACTTCCTCCGCCTGCTCTACGCCCGCGTTGGTATTCCCTATTCTTACAAAACCGGGAATGAGATGAAAAAACAGTCGGCCGACCAGGTGGTGCAGGCTGTGATGGATATGCCGGAAGGAACCAAAGCATATTGTTTGGCCCCGGTGGTACGTGGTAGAAAAGGGCACTATCGCGAATTATTTGAGCAAACCATTAAACAGGGTTTTGTACAAGCCCGAATTGACGGTGAGTTTAAAGATCTGGAAGATGACATGAAGCTGGATCGTTATAAAACTCATAATATTGAGATTGTGGTTGACCGGTTCGTGATTTCAGAAAAAAGTGAGAAACGCATTGCTGACAGTATTCGGTTGGCGCTGGAAATGGCCGATGGAAATGTGATTCTTGCCATCAAAGAAGGTGACGAAACTACAGACCGGCTGTTCTCCCAGAAACTATTCGATCCTGAAAGCGGACTCGCTTATGAAGATCCCGCTCCGAACCTGTTTTCCTTCAACTCCCCCTACGGAAATTGTAAAGAATGTGAAGGACTTGGATATACGTATGATGTAAGCTGGGATTTACTCGTTCCCAATAAAGACCAAAGCATTGCCGATGGCGGAATTCGTTTCCTGGGTGCTCCCCGCGATATTTTTGTATTCAAGCAGCTGAAAGCCATTCTCGATTCTTTTGGTCTGGACTTTGAAACCCCCATCAAGGATTACCCTGAAGAGCTGATCGATATCCTCATGAATGGCAGCGGAGATAAGAAATTCTCTGTCAGCTACGATTTCAAGGATAACTCGGTGACCTATAAGCACAAGTTTGAAGGCTTACGAAATACCATCATCGATCAGTATCACAATAGTAAATCCAACAAACAGCGCGACAAAGCCAAAGCCTTTATGGATAAGGTGACTTGTCCGGAATGTGATGGCGGCCGGCTCAACAAAGAAGCTCTTTCCTATAAAATTGACGGCCATACCATTCACGATCTCGTGCAAAAAGATATTCAGGAACTGCGCGATACCTTGTATGGAATTAACCTGAATGAACGTCAGCAGATTATCGGAAATCAGGTGCTAAAAGAAATTCGTGACCGGCTCGACTTCCTGCTGAATGTAGGGTTGAGTTACCTCAGCCTTGACCGGGAAGCACAAACTCTGAGTGGCGGTGAGGCTCAGCGCATCAGGCTTGCAACACAAATCGGAACCCAATTGGTGGGTGTACTTTATATTCTCGACGAGCCAAGCATCGGTCTTCACCAGCGCGACAACATCAAACTGATAAAATCATTAGAAACCCTTCGCGATCTTGGAAACAGCGTGATTGTTGTAGAACACGACCGGGAAACCATAGAACATGCTGATTTTGTAGCTGATCTTGGTCCGGGAGCCGGGGTTAATGGCGGACACATTGTAACGGCCGGCAAACCGGATGAACTCGATCCCGAATCCAGTACAGCCAAATTCCTGAACGATGAAGAAGTCATTGAAATGCCGGAAACAAGGCGTGAAGGAAACGAAAAATCTATCAAAGTGACCAATGCCCGCGGACATAACCTTAAAAATCAGGATCTGGAAGTTCCTCTGGGCAAATTCATTTGTGTTACAGGTGTTAGCGGAAGTGGAAAAAGTTCACTGATCAACCAAACACTGGTACCGATTCTTTCCAATTATTTCTACAAGTCGAAAACCGTGCCACTGACTTATGATGGCATTGAAGGTATCGACAATGTTGACAAAATCATCTCCATTGATCAGAGTCCGATTGGCCGTACACCTCGTTCCAATCCCGGCACATATACCAAAGTGTTTGACTACATTCGACGGTTGTTTGCCGAGCTGCCCGAATCTAAAATCCGGGGCTATGACCAGGGGCGTTTTTCTTTTAATGTGAAAGGCGGACGATGTGAGGAATGTGGCGGAGATGGTGTCCGCAAAATCGAAATGAACTTCCTGCCCGACGTGTATGTAACCTGTGAAACCTGCAATGGAAAACGCTACAACCGGGAAACCCTCGAAATCTATTATAAAGGCAAAAACATCTCGGATGTATTGAAAATGCCCATCAGAGATGCAGCCGATTTTTTTGATGCCCAACCGGCTATAAGCCGAAAACTGGAAACACTGGTAGATGTTGGGCTGGGATATCTTACCCTTGGCCAATCTTCCACCACGTTATCGGGCGGGGAGGCTCAACGCATTAAGCTGGCTCGCGAGCTTTCCAAAGTTGGAACCGGTGATACGTTGTATGTGATGGACGAACCCACAACCGGACTTCACTTCCAGGATGTGCGAATGCTCGTAAATGTAATCCAGCAGCTTGTAGAAAAAGGAAATACGGTGATGGTGATTGAGCACAACCTCGACCTCATCAAAGCCGCCGACTGGATTATTGACCTCGGTCCCGAGGGTGGAGCCGGAGGCGGTGAGATCATCGCAACCGGAACTCCTGAAGAGGTAGCCGAAGTGGAAAAATCTTATACGGGGCAGTTTTTAAAGCAGGAATTTGAGCGATTGAGCAAACAACCGGCATAG
- a CDS encoding cupin domain-containing protein, producing MEYYKPDQTDKQQPHEQDEIYVVISGSGFFVNGDKRYPFEAGQVLFVPAGEVHRFEDFTEDFATWVFFYGPKGGEKA from the coding sequence GTGGAGTATTATAAGCCCGATCAGACAGACAAACAGCAACCGCATGAACAGGATGAAATTTATGTGGTGATATCCGGCTCCGGCTTTTTTGTAAATGGAGATAAAAGATATCCTTTTGAAGCCGGACAGGTATTATTTGTGCCGGCCGGAGAGGTGCACCGGTTTGAAGATTTTACGGAAGACTTTGCCACCTGGGTATTTTTCTACGGTCCTAAAGGAGGAGAAAAGGCGTAG